From one Lolium rigidum isolate FL_2022 chromosome 4, APGP_CSIRO_Lrig_0.1, whole genome shotgun sequence genomic stretch:
- the LOC124648086 gene encoding uncharacterized protein LOC124648086 — MVPKDGNFTHGYGYRGTAYSYGQALGKSPFEVLYGQSPRQLGITSDSTCTVPDREAWLAERQLMQELLRQHLERVRLRMKHQTDKNRTERIFSVGEAVYLKLQPYVQSSEAPRAHHKLLFKYYGPYLVLERVGEVAYRLDLPSTSRIHPVIHVSQLKKAVGANVQVQAALPSPLDILHVPTRILQRRLRQQGRVAVSQTLVQWSGQPESLATWEDMDELKQRFPRSPAWGQAGFQGEANVSNVYLPTGINLQQLCVNAVIDRRALAIRQVRGPASELAAWDWRTLQVLRRQEESVANS; from the coding sequence CTTTGGGCAAGTCTCCGTTTGAGGTCTTGTATGGCCAATCTCCTCGACAACTGGGTATTACATCTGATAGTACTTGCACAGTTCCTGATCGGGAAGCATGGTTAGCTGAAAGACAATTGATGCAAGAATTGCTTCGTCAACATTTGGAGCGTGTTCGTCTTCGAATGAAGCACCAGACTGATAAGAACAGAACTGAGAGAATCTTCTCGGTGGGTGAGGCAGTTTACTTAAAATTGCAACCATATGTTCAGTCATCCGAAGCGCCCAGGGCACATCACAAGCTGCTATTCAAGTATTATGGTCCGTATCTGGTTTTGGAGCGTGTGGGTGAAGTGGCTTATCGTCTGGACCTGCCGTCGACAAGTCGCATTCATCCTGTGATCCATGTCTCACAGCTCAAGAAAGCTGTCGGCGCTAATGTTCAGGTACAAGCTGCACTTCCTTCTCCATTGGATATACTGCATGTTCCTACTCGTATTCTTCAGCGACGTCTCCGACAACAAGGTCGAGTGGCTGTCAGTCAAACCTTGGTCCAGTGGTCAGGACAGCCAGAATCACTGGCCACCTGGGAGGATATGGATGAGCTGAAGCAGCGATTCCCGCGTTCACCGGCTTGGGGACAAGCCGGATTTCAAGGGGAGGCAAATGTTAGCAACGTGTACCTGCCAACAGGGATCAATCTGCAGCAGCTATGCGTGAACGCCGTGATCGACAGGAGAGCACTCGCTATCCGTCAAGTACGTGGGCCCGCAAGTGAGCTGGCGGCCTGGGATTGGAGGACTCTACAAGTATTGCGTCGACAGGAAGAATCGGTGGCGAATAGTTGA